ATCCGTACGTGCAAATCGTGCTGCTGCTGTTTGCCCTCACCTTTACCTGCCACACGGTGGTAACGCAGCCGCTGCAGTCATTGCTGGGCCTAGGGCTGATCCTGACCGGGCTGCCGTTCTACCTGTATTTCGTGCGACAGGCTCGGGCACAAGTCGCCAGGGCTTCGGCCATCAAAGCCTAGGTGCTGGGCGGCGCTTTCAGGTAAAACAGGCAGTGGTTGAGCTACCGAAAGCATACGCTTGCCTAGGTGCAACTGGGCAAGCCCGGCAATTGCCTAGCTTTACCTCATGCGTACGGTTTACACTTTCGCGAAACGGGCCGGGTTGGCGGTGCTCTGGCTGTTAGCGGCCTGCTCCTCGCCCGATCAGCAAACCGGCGGCCCAACGGCCGGCCAAAACGTAAGCGTGCGTTACACCGCCAAGCGCGTGGTATTGCCCGACGAGCCCCACCGCGGCCGCATCCTCGACCGCCACGATTCCGTGCTGGTTGACACCCGCACGCAGTACCTGCTGAAACTGCCCAGCCGCGGCAAGCTCGATACCCTGGCCCTAGGTGAGCTGCTGGGTTGGGACTCCACCACCGTACGCCGGCGCATAACCGATGCCCTGCCCTACGGCCAAGCCTCGCGCGGCTACCAGGTGCAGCTGAGCCTTACCAAGGCCGAGGCCGAGCGCGTGCGGCGCGACAGCAGCACCACTGTGCCCCAGCTTACTTTGTGGGAAAGACCCAGGCGCACCTACACCACCCCGGCCGCCGCGCCCGTGCTAGGCTACCTAGGGGCCGAAGCACAAGCCTTCTACAACCAGGCCAAGCGCTACCGCCGCGGCCGCTTTTACCGCCTGCGCAACGGCGGCATCGAGACGTATTACAACGGCTTGCTGGCGGGGCACCGCGGCTATCTGCACCCGTTGCTGGATGCCCAGGGCAAGCAGCACGGCAGTTGGGCCAAGGATACAGCTTTTCAGCAGGGCCAGGATTTGCACCTGACCCTTGATGCGAAGCTGCAGACCTACGCCGAGAAGCTAATGGGCGGCCGCAAGGGCTACCTGGTGGCGCTCGACCCGCGTACCGGCGAAATTCTGGCGTATGTGTCGGGGCCGGTGTACAAGGCCAGCACCATTACCGCGCCCGACCAGGCCGGCGTGCGCACCAAGCTGCTGGAGCACGACGACATGCCGCTGCTAAACCGACCGGCCATGCTGGCCAACCCGCCCGGCTCGGTGTTCAAGCTCGTCAACGCGGCCATCGCGCTGCAGATGCACGCCTTTACGCCGGCCTCGGCTTTCCGCTGCGACCAGTCGCTGGTGAACTGCGTACACCACCACCCGCCCGGCAAAAACCTCACGGCGGCCCTTAAGTACAGCTGCAACCCGTACTTCTACCGGGTAATGCAAAGCCTGATCGACTGCGTGCCCGATACGCT
The sequence above is drawn from the Hymenobacter sp. YIM 151858-1 genome and encodes:
- a CDS encoding peptidoglycan D,D-transpeptidase FtsI family protein, translated to MRTVYTFAKRAGLAVLWLLAACSSPDQQTGGPTAGQNVSVRYTAKRVVLPDEPHRGRILDRHDSVLVDTRTQYLLKLPSRGKLDTLALGELLGWDSTTVRRRITDALPYGQASRGYQVQLSLTKAEAERVRRDSSTTVPQLTLWERPRRTYTTPAAAPVLGYLGAEAQAFYNQAKRYRRGRFYRLRNGGIETYYNGLLAGHRGYLHPLLDAQGKQHGSWAKDTAFQQGQDLHLTLDAKLQTYAEKLMGGRKGYLVALDPRTGEILAYVSGPVYKASTITAPDQAGVRTKLLEHDDMPLLNRPAMLANPPGSVFKLVNAAIALQMHAFTPASAFRCDQSLVNCVHHHPPGKNLTAALKYSCNPYFYRVMQSLIDCVPDTLAGDTVGARHANLAMWHRYARSFGLAAPLGVDLPREAPGHLPTPAYYDKARRTRNWAYRSIYSLSIGQGEINLTGLQMANMAAIIANRGWYYTPHLVRSVGSSGPLPRFTQKHRTLVDSVHFAALVPGMVAVMQRGGTADASSLADVGIKVAGKTGTVENDEGDDHAAFVGFAPADNPKIAVAVYLENAGFGATAAAPCAVLVMEKYLRGSIAPKRKRWEKRIQNRARREEY